Genomic segment of Hydra vulgaris chromosome 11, alternate assembly HydraT2T_AEP:
TATACAAAACATAATGCTAAGGAATTAACTAAACTGACGTTTAGATGCAAGGCTGGTTTTAATGGTGCTACAGGATATAGTGTTTACAAACAGGTAAGTTGAAATGAAAATAGTGACGAACGAAGAGTGCTTTTTGATTATTTGCATAGTACCTTTAGAACTcagtaaactttataataataaaaacgttgTAATATTATTCATCCAGAATGTGCGGctaatagattaaaaataaaaaagtatatattaatatacaaagATGATAAATAATCTACAGACTTATTCAAAATGTCGTGGGCATATAGCAATATCAATAATAGAGTTTCAAATCTagtgataaattttcatttttctgaagtgcgcatttttatttttaaacattgttgcatcaatttttttttagtttattccaCCAGAAGAGTTTGTTATTCAGTTCCACAATATTAAGAAGTTATAggatttgaaactaaaaaattgcaaatccgcgtttttaaagttttatcaagtttgttaaataatttttagaattagcaactatttaactaaaattataataaaagtaaatatatcttaatacaAAGTGATTCTTTGGAAAgggtttaagtaaaaaaagagatcaaaataattttgtccacCATATTTCTAATATCCGGCCCACTGTGCGCCCCAGAAAAGCCGACGCCCTATGCGACCGCATAATTCGCATAGTCCCTGCACCGGCCCTGATGGCAACAAATAGTTTCGATCCCGTGCACTCTGTCGACGCAGCAATTGCAATCGGCACCAGACTTAGTTTGAGCTTTAGCACcagttaaaaaaacatctttattatgttttttgattaaaaaacacttttattatgttttttgagCTCAGATTAGgattaaattttaatggtaaACTTTCAACTAGATATTTATGTTATAGTAATAGTAGGTATCGATGCAAACGATGCTTAATTAGTTCTGTTGCAAATAATCTCGTTTATCGAAGAGATgaggaaaaggaaaaaaagtatcATTATACAACGTATCACAGTGCTTTTCTTTTTACCTCGGTTATTGCAGCTACTGTGTATAGCTTTTACAGTGATGTTTTTAAATCCAAAGCAAGTTGTAACGAAAAAAGTACAAGTTTACCCACTTCTACATATACAAGAGAAGAGGTTTCAAAAAAAACGAGCAAAGAAACAGGAATATGggttatttataacaataaagtttttgatataaCAGCTTTTGTTGAAAATCATCCTGGTGGTTCCAGTAAAATCATGTTGGCTGCTGGAAAAAACTTAGAACCGTTTTGGGATATATATGCTATTCATAAAAAAGACGAAATTTTTGAAATGCTAAATGAGTTTTACATTGgtgatttggaaaaaaatgatTGGATTGATCAGAAAAGTAGTGGACCGTTTGCAAATGATCCTCCTAGACATCCTGGACTTCTTGTTTGCTCTAAAGAACCATTTAATGCAGAAACACCCTCAATACTTTTGAATGAAAACCTCCTTACACCCAATGAACTTTTCTTTATAAGAAACCATTTGCCAGTTCCTGATCTTTCTAATAATGCAGAAATAGTTATTGAAGGTGATTGCTTAAAAGAACCAATCATATTATCTTTTGAGGATATAAAAGCTAAATTTGAAAAGTTCAAACTAATTGCTGCAATACAATGTGCTGGAAACCGTCGCAATGAAATGAAtgctataaaaaatgttaaaggaTTAACCTGGAATCACAGTGCAATAAGTAATGCTGAGTGGGGAGGAGTTTTGTTATATGATATTCTAATAAGTGCTGGTGTTGATCCTAACAAttctaatataaaacatatcCATTTTGAAGGCTGTGATTTAGATCCATCTGGTGCTCCTTATGGTGCATCGATTCCTGCTGATCGTGTGTTCAAAAAGCAACTGCCAATTATTATTGCTTATGAAATGAATGGAAAGCCTTTATCTAGAGACCATGGTTTCCCCTTGCGAGTTATTGCTCCAGGTATTGTCGGAGCTCGCAATGTCAAATGGTTAAAGCGTATAATTTTAAGTGACAAAGAATATAATGGTCACTGGCAACAAAATGATTACAAGCCATTTTCTCCTAATATCGATTGGCATAAcgtagattttaaaaaagctatggCTATTCAAGAGTTACCAGTTACATCTGCAATATGTTTGCCATTAAACGACTCTACTGTccatgaaaatgaaaaagaaataacaattaaaGGATATGCCTATAGTGGTGGTGGATGTGGTATCATTCGAGTTGATATTTCTGTAGATAATGGTAAAACCTGGGTAACTGCAGATCTTGTACAAGCAGATCAGAATATAACTGATATGTATTCATGGACTTTATGGGAGTGTTCTGTTCCAATCCCTATAGATCATGGTGGTAAAATGGAAATAATTTGTAAAGCTCAAGATAGTTCATGTAATACGCAACCAGAAACAGTGGGTCCAGTGTGGAATTTAAGAGGTGTTTTAAACAATGCATGGCACAGAGTGCAAGTTAATGTTGAGACtgattagaaatttatttaatataactttaaaattcacttaGTGAATATGGTAATATTAATAAGTGTTAGTATCAgaaatttatgatatttaattgctatgatatatatttatttagtacaTAATGTGTGCCTGAACACATACacatttgaaagtttttatgcTGTTTTCttatgagattttttaaaaagttctttttatattaCTGAAAATATATTGTTAGTGAAACTGGAAAATCTTTTATTAggaattttaaagattttgcatAAATCaccaaaactatttaaactataaatatttttattttgataaaaaacgaatagaagtataaaaatataaaatattatttatgccaaataatacaaatagtattttaaaatagtttattatgcTTCAcgcaaaatctttaaaaccacAAGATTTTCATTGcattattatcaatttatatcattcttatttcaaaaaatgaatttttataccaggaccaagattatttttttttaattgtgtctttttttttattatttatagtgaTTTTTCCTATGATTGTGTCTTTTATTTATTCCTATACCACTCATCTGATCCTTATCAAATTAGTTACAAACAAATTATAGACCATGAGAAGAGCATAGGCTATATGGGCTATCTTTTTGATATAACCATCTTTGATATGCTATCTTGAAATTCACCTTGGTTCTGGAAAAGGtttaaggttatatatatatatatatatatatatatatatatatatatatatatatatatatatatatatatatatatatatatatatatatatatatttacatatgtatttatatatatatgtttataaatatatatatgtttataaatatatatatctatataaatatatgtttataaatatatatatctatataaatgtatatttatatatatatatatatttatgtatatatatatttacatatatatatatatataaatatatatatatatatatatatatatatatatatatatatatttatatatatatctaaatatgtatatatatatatatatatatgtatatgtatatttatttataaatatatatttatatatatatatatatatatatatgtatatttatttataaatatatatttatatatatatatatatatatatgtatgtatgtatgtatgtatgtataaccTTAAACCTTTTCCAGGACCTAGATGAATTTCAAGATAGCATATCAAAAAGCCTATATATAGACTTTTCTCATGGTCTATAAATTGTTTGTGCCTAATTTGATTTCTAGTTTTTTGACAAGTTGAGGTCagcaatcattttttaaataaatttaattacttaaaaaaaaaagtaaaataacgtTTGCAGTCTCTATCttcagtattttaattttttttacaaatatttatatttctactaTTTAAAAACCGTGTTGTTCTTAAAAGAAACCCGACACATACATAGTTAGATAAGCACAATCAAGATGTTTACTtgtagcactttttttttttcaaagttgttgtTAGTTAGTCTGCTGCGCAAACAAAACAGATTTATGTAAGTACTTGGTctacattaaattatttaaacgtTTATACCAGGGATGGGCAATCTGCGGCTCGCAAGCGTCGTGTAGTACTTTCGATGTCAAGATTCCTGGTTTATACAATTTgctaaatgtattttttgttatactgGAATCTATTAAAAGTAATAGGTTTTTACTGTGAAATTGGATTAGGTCTAAAGTTAAAGAGAGGAGCGTTGGGGTATTTTGTGTtgtattaatttgattttttgttaacattttcactaccaacaaggctgcaagcaatcactcTTAAACTTGGACGTTACttgaagagaaaagataaagtttataaagcaagacaacgattaacagacgacttaaaagattgcaaattatatgaatcagaaaaacaagATGATGGAAGCGAATTTCAAAGAAGAGAGAAGAAgagttcgaggaaaaaaactagaataataagaatttttggagcacttaggaacagtcacattAAAAAAGCGAGACTTGTGTGtgcaaaagttgtttatttatatcaaagtACTCTAAAACTTACGTACGTACGCATTATTTATCAAGACTGTACTGTCTCCACCAATTAAGGATGAGAATTCAACTTGTCGATGATCTTTTCTAAGAGTTAAGATCACATATTTGGCCATTTCTCTTCTTAAGCAAACCTTTTTGATTTGAATTATCTGGTCATTCATCTCAAAAGGGTTTGTATCCAGATACAAACCATTTTGAGATAAATGACCAGATCATCATTTTTGTAAAGTGCTTGACAGATTGAACATCACAGCCAGAAAGAAACTTTTCTCAATGGCTTCGACACACAAATAGAGCTTTAATCTGCGTAATTTAAAATGCGCTCTCATCGCTGAACAAGACCTGtcgaaaacagaaaaaaatagtaAACGTGCTAAACATCTTGCTAGTCTTTCctcattttatagaaaataagtttaaatgtatAGCTTGTGAtaaaagcagccgtggcgcagtagtaacgcacttgcctcagaaacaagggatccgtggttcaaaccccacctctgggaaAATCCTGTAACATCGGTTAgaaaagaggcgtgaacttctaattaaatgctcatccgcgatgctctgtgataagaccgtaagaactTCTTAGGGcacataaaattaaacaaaaataataataaaaatagcttacCAATTTCTTGAAGACCACATCTTTAAACATACAATGCGCCGCTGTTTGACCTACATCAGAAGCATTTATATTAGCATCTTGGAGTTGCAATTTCATTAGTTCCGTGGTGGCAGATAAATGTGTTTTccaggtaaatttttttaaacatctttcaAAGAGTATTGAGATCAAACAGTAAATTTTATGCTTTCTGCttcttttaattcattaattttctgtttcttcttttaacttgttttggGTTCAATTTGTCGCCGTACTAAATTGTCTTCTTAAATCGTTGTACCCTAGCTTCAGAAACTTTTGATCTATGTGATATTTTGtggtttgaaaatattttagcatgtatgtatgtatttaaaaacgATGTTTGCGTTTAAGTAtcgttctaataaaaaatacttccAAACTTCAGAACAACTTTTTACAGTTGACACTGTAAAAGGCAGTTAGGCTACTCTACTACCGTATTTGatgtattatttgtttacatttttcaaCGGTACcagaaaagtaaaaatagtttttgttggTTCTTAAAAAAGgctaaactatttttataacaacaaaaaataaattaaaggcaTAATAAAGCAATTAGCAATGCTAAACTTAacaatgttgtatttttaatacaaaaaattgatcaactaatgatttgttaattaatcatgaaactataaacttttatttattgattaggCGTTTATCGGTTAcatggccgacgacacgggttttaaaaagaaagggcataattgtcaatttctaaaaataagtcctctatatctaaaaaataaaaaaaaaacatcctttagaaaaaaattggtATCGTCGGCCCTGGGTTACCACTATAGATAAAACAATCGAGTTACGGTTTTCAAAATCGTATACTTTTTGTTTGACTTTGAAAGCCATCAGTTAGGCGAAGtttcttaaattaaacaaagttgaaatccgttaaactaaaaaaaaaaagttaattaaacgGTTTTGAAAGCCGTAAGTTGTCTAACTTTTAATCgactttaaaaacctttaaaagttgttaaaacttAATTGAAACAATGTTGAAAGCCGCAAAAAGTTGAAGTCAAAATTTTACGGTTATGAAAATAGTATAAACttgtttaacttatatttaacgAATTTGAAAACCTTATAACTTTGTGTATGTTATTTAACCCGATTTAAACATTGTAAAACATCaaacaaatatgttatataaattcTGGATCAACATCGACCTCGAGTGGTCACTTGCGATCCGACAATAAGAATGAGTACATCGAAATGTGTCAGAATCAAAAGATACGAGATGAGGCAGAAGCTGCCAAGGAGGCAAAGTTGAAGAGGCAGAAGATGAATTGGAAACAGTTGGCACTGGTAACTTAGTTAAATAATGGATGTTACGATGCGATGTAGTAAAGTTATACGATTTCATGttctttatatgattttttattgatgtaaaCAATGGTATCCGAAGTTTGATGTAAACAATGGTATCCGAAGTTAATTCAATCTTAACAAATgcataaaatttctttttaggtaacaggaaaagaaaaaaggttCTAAAAGCCAGAAAAAATCTGCGCTATCCAATACAGAGCACCACTCATCTTCGTGGCGACATGGAGCTCATGATTTACCTTGCAACTGACAATCAGCCTTTCTCCATGTGTGATTCTATCCCGTTCCAAAGACTGCTTGCCCACTTTGACTCAAGGTTTAAGTTTAAATCTGGTGCCTGCATGGCTCGCTTTAAGTTACTTCTCCTCTATATGAATCtttgtagaacttttttttttttttttttttttttttaaacatcttcgcttccaacaaggctgcaagcagcCACTAAttaaagttggaagttactgtaagagaaaagatgaagattgtagagcaagataacgattgacggacgatttaaaagattgcaaattatatgaatcaggaaagcaagatgaaggaagcgaattccaaagagctgatgttcgaggaaaaaaactagacgaataagcgtttttggagcacttaggaacagtcacagaaaaaggatgacacttaattgaatgacgagtaacacgagaatgaattttagtagatggcacaagagacgttagctctttcgagcagtgcccattatagtatttgtagaaaagagaaagagaagcaacattacgacgatgtgataatggttgaaggttggctgcaagagcaggtccaactatgtttacaatgcgtttttgcaccttgtctaaaagagaaagggcatcattagaagatccgccccagatatggcaacagtattccatacaaggccggatttgagatttatagaggtagagaatagaatccagagtaagaaagtggcgagctcgataaagagatgcaaccttagcagatgctaattttgcaaccgatttgatatatggtttccaagaaagattggaagtaagagttaatcctagaagatgaagagtaggtgactcatcgagtacatcaccgttcataaatataggaagatctaaattattgcgataacgattggctgaaaaaaattgagttttatctgaattaaagttcaccagccactgtgagccccatgctgtagcagaagtgagatccttttcaagctcaaatgccccctccaggCAATCAGAGGGTGTTGGTTTCTTATCacgacaagaataaatggtagtatcatcagcaaacaatgccaccttagatgtgagaatatctggaagatcgttaatgtaaattaaaaagagtatagggccaaggatagaaccttgaggaacccctgaagttacagagtaagaagaagagtgttgtccatcgaggacaacttttatgctacgattggaaaggaaggattcaatgatcttaaagatgttgccggatacaccataagaagaaagcttatggagaagaccagcatgccaaactttatcaaacgcttttgaaatgtcaagagcgatggccttaacctctccaccttcatctaatgcacgataaaacctgtcagttattactgttagcaaatcagctgtagaacgagaagatcgaaatccatattgatggtcagaaagtaagttattagattcaagatgagaaattaagtgtttgttaattaaagattcaaaaaccttgcttatgataggaagaagacttatgggacggtagttagacgagtcaGATCGCTCCCCAGAATTTCTGAagatagggataacagatgcggctttccagcaggctggaaaacaagactctgataagcacttgttgaatagttttgagagtatagacgacagctctggagaacacttctgcaagacaataacaggtatgttgtctgggccacaagctgtagaagagtctagacaggaaatcactttagatacagatgCTGAAGTGatatgaatgtcaagcaatgaatcaacctgtttgttggcaatatcaggtagaacgcaattagtggaatcaagagatgatattgatgaaaagtttttagcaaacagttcggctttgtctttaggtgaggtgacaaagtctgaaccatacaagagaggtggaattatagatttgcccttattattgatattattaaagattctccagaagtcacgagagcctaatttttgagatgagatacgagatttcatgacctgagaatagcgggttttggcgttagacaaaacctttttacagttgtttttagcagtaataaacagacgtctgttttctggagaattgttttgctgataaatatggaagtaacggtttcgattggcaatcgCAGCAGCACagtgtgaggaaaaccatggaggagagtgaggcttgacctggaatcgtcgagagggaataaaagattccatgccagcctgaatccacgaagttatataagaagcacatttgtcgaCAGGAAgttgaaagatttctacccaagggccatcacgaagaaaatcacggaaagaatcccagtcagctttactGTAGTTGTAAGAGGTTCGATAGTAGGGGTATTCAggtgatgaagaagaatgagatattagttttaaagagatcaaactgtgatcagaagcacctaagggtgaatgtggagaaactgagcactgactaggatcagaaacaagacataagtcgagtagagaaggtaaatgattagggttgtcaggaaagcgagttggaaagttgactatttgagttagggattgagaaaggcaaaagttttgggctttaatgcctgcagagtcactgacactagagccaagccattcagagtggtgagcattaaagtcaccgacgaCAACTATATtagctgatggataaagagagagggcttggtcaatatgatcagaaataacatcaaaaagagtacagtcttgagatgaaggagatcgatatagaacaaagagaaaggcaatagagtgaagtggtgctaaacgaaagcacatgaaagaatagtctgtggattcaaacctagtttcacgacaaacaggtgaattcttacgaatgtaaatgcctaggccaagcatgtgactattggagtctttacgaatcagaggaagataaccatcaacactaagatcacaagatgagacagccgaactcaaattagtctcacaaagagcaagtaggtttggtgaactttgcaagagataagactcaacagaagaaaagttacttcgaagaccacgaatattagtgaatgataggtttagagaacttggtgatgatgatggttttttgtgttttatagtttttggtactttattcatttttaaattagattgaagaacttgactcaaagcatagatagtactcagaacactgtttaatagcccaagcaattgcctcattactactaataaacccta
This window contains:
- the LOC100197383 gene encoding sulfite oxidase, whose protein sequence is MFFELRLGLNFNGKLSTRYLCYSNSRYRCKRCLISSVANNLVYRRDEEKEKKYHYTTYHSAFLFTSVIAATVYSFYSDVFKSKASCNEKSTSLPTSTYTREEVSKKTSKETGIWVIYNNKVFDITAFVENHPGGSSKIMLAAGKNLEPFWDIYAIHKKDEIFEMLNEFYIGDLEKNDWIDQKSSGPFANDPPRHPGLLVCSKEPFNAETPSILLNENLLTPNELFFIRNHLPVPDLSNNAEIVIEGDCLKEPIILSFEDIKAKFEKFKLIAAIQCAGNRRNEMNAIKNVKGLTWNHSAISNAEWGGVLLYDILISAGVDPNNSNIKHIHFEGCDLDPSGAPYGASIPADRVFKKQLPIIIAYEMNGKPLSRDHGFPLRVIAPGIVGARNVKWLKRIILSDKEYNGHWQQNDYKPFSPNIDWHNVDFKKAMAIQELPVTSAICLPLNDSTVHENEKEITIKGYAYSGGGCGIIRVDISVDNGKTWVTADLVQADQNITDMYSWTLWECSVPIPIDHGGKMEIICKAQDSSCNTQPETVGPVWNLRGVLNNAWHRVQVNVETD